In Citrus sinensis cultivar Valencia sweet orange chromosome 3, DVS_A1.0, whole genome shotgun sequence, the sequence ATCACTTTGTTAtatatttctttgttttactCCAGACCATTCATCTTATATTTGTTTACACCAAAGCCAATTGAATATAGACCTAGACCTAGTTTATTcacaaaaagaatattaatttctttcattttttttaatcattactATACTTATCAACTTAATTTCTATCTCGAGATTATACGTTTATTTCATCGTCTATATATAACTTAGAAACCCTCATCAAATGGAGACTTCGAAATGATAGACTAGTTGGTTGGTCTTTTATTGTAGAAGTAAGGGGTCCCTGCTATGTTGGTTATGCTCTAACTTAGAGCATCTCCAACATATCAATTCCCAGAAGTAAGAAATCAAGGGTTCAATACAAagaaatatgtttaatttagaGTGTGAAATGAGATAATCAGGTACAAACGTACACATATGTAAGTTATACTCTAGTTGGCATCGTCTACTAGGTTATTATgactatatataaaatttttaaaagaaaattatatctaACGTGGAAAGTGATTTACATATGACTTGGAGTACAGGAATTAAGATACATCTCTAATATATTTTgggatgaaaatataaattctatatCTCCGATTAATATCAAGTAGTTTGATGCGTTTAAAAGTTTACCAGAAATAGATGGTGGAGCTAATAAATACCTTGTAAGCTTCATATTCTGAAAATGGAGAGGCTGGGCTGACAGTGAGAGCCCTTAGTGTCAAGTGGTCCAAAATGCCTGGTCTTTTCCCATTTACATTGTCATCAATCAACGTCCACATTTTCACGTGATTAGTGCCTAATCGTTTTCATGCTGAATAAAAATGACCCCACTCTCTCCGTCATGGAACTTCTTGATTCATAGTTGTTAGCTGCACAACCAACACAGTTACCAGGTGAATCCTGTAGTATGTTGAAGATTTAAACATTCGAAATGAGTTTTCGTAATGAGTCGGACTACAATGCTTTGAACTCATCGGTACAACTCATCAAATTTTTCGTTTcatatttcaattcttttgaagTTGTgtatcataaattttaagagaCTTTCACAGTTGTAACCTATAACTCGAGACGTAAACGAAAAAACTTATTGTTACGCACTGGATAAAACTGAAGCACCGTAGATTTGCCCCTTGTAATCCCAACATTATTGACTTTAAACAAAAACATGAAtgtaatatgaaaattaactagAAAGTTCTGATGTATTTAAATCAAAGTCAATTGAATGCTTAAATAGGGTCAATTTGCTAACAGCACAAAActaaagatgaaaaattagaaaacttAAATGATTGCAACAgcattacacacacacaccagCTACTTCTCCGGTCTGGTCCGTCTGGATGATCTCACTTGAAGCACTTGGCATCTAACAAGGCCTCACCCTCGAAAGGTTCATGATCTTCGATCATCTGGCTTACACGCTCCTTCTGAGCTTCATCATTGATGTCCACCTTCTTCCAATCATACAACTCCATGTCGTAACACTCGTCCATTATAAATTGAGGAATCTCTTGTCCACGGAAAAGCCACAAACCCTTTACCTTGAAAGGTGGCTCCGAGCCAATAATCAGCATCTTCCCAAAAGCATACTTACGAGCCAAGTCCATTCGCTGCAGGAATCCGCCCACTTTGTTCAAAGTCACAAATGAGACTGTATTCTCATCATTGTACTTGTAATCACAGAACCAAAGAGAGTAGCCCTCCGGATCATACATGTCCCAAAATCCTACAAAAGAAATCCACAGAAGAAATATCTTTTAGAAAAGCTGACTATATGAACACCTGTATCCATCAAAGATTGTCCCTGGTCCATACATgcccaaattttaattttattttttatatgaaaatacatattaatatttaccaCACATAGTGAAAATTTCACTTCTCGATAGATTAACATCTTCTGCTGAtaacagttaaaaaaaaaaaaaaagatttgaagaaTCACCGCAAGGTAAATAAGATATTTCCTTAATGaaacaatttcaaagaatattcaattttgtttGTGAATAAATTCTAGTTGCAATTAGACTAACCAACATAGTAACAAAgcatctttcaaaaaaaaaaaaaaaacatagtaACAAAGCAGAAACTCAACTCACCAAtgacaagaaagataaatgcAACAAGGCAGAGGATGATAGAGAGAGGAATATAAGTGTGAGAGCAAAAACACATTTAACAAACTTGGCCAGGAGGAAATAAAAATCCATCAACGGATCCCTGACTGCAAGGTCGACGAGGAGAGAACACCATACTGACTTTGATTATCTTCTTCAACTATAACTTTAGCAAAATTTAGcatatttcttcaaaatgaAACAGAGCAATGTCTGCAGCAAGTTTCTGAAAAAGTACCTTTAATGGCAACCTCACGAAAGTTGGTCTTTGTGTTTGAGTACAACCTCTTCCACTCATCCAAAATCATCTTGCTGGGAGGCAAAAGGTCAAGTGGATTCTTTGGCTTGGGCTTTGGTGCCTCTTCCTCACCAGCATCTTCAACTTTAGGTTTTGCTGTTTCTTTTGCAGCCTCTTTCTTTGGCTCAGCCTGGGCCTTGGGTTTTGCAGGCTCTTTTGACTGCGTGGGCTTCTTCGCTGACTGAACAGGAGGGACAGATTCTGCTTGCTTTATCTCTCCCAATATCTTGCGGAAATTTGGTATGTTAACCATTGTCCAAAAGTATCTCTCAATGTGAGGGAATTCTGATGTAAAGCTCTTGGACAGGATCCGACTGAATCCCAACGTCAAGTTACATGTCATAATGATATCAGCCAAAGTCACTGAATGGCCAACTAAGTAAGTGTTGGAAGCGAGATGTGTATTCAATGCAGCTAGAGCTCTCTTCAAAGAAGCAATTGCAGCTTCCTCAGCCTTTGCACAGATTAAAAGTAAATCATaagcaaaataatgaataaaaaagaaagagtgaaAGCAGAATTTAAATGGATACGGCGGCAAATGTTGGAAAACCTGAGGAAGGTACACTGCGAAACCAACTCTTGGTATAAACCAACGCAAAATATTGGTGTCAATTTCTAATGATGAGAAATCAATCCACTGCTCAATATGAGCCTGCCAAAACCAAGAATGACAATTATAACTATCAAAAGAAagaaggggaaaaagaaactaaaaacaaGAAACTCATTTTCAAAAGGGCAAACATTTTTTGAGCGAACAAGAAATCAATTTGTACACCAATAGATATGAActtacattataaatttaaataaacacaaaaaataaaaaatattatcccccaaaaaaaaggagaaaacaaGTAAACAGAATCTAGTTAAAAACCCATATTAACAGCCATCACATAACTTACAGAATCAATTAAAGACGAGCCCAACAGTGGGTTGTCAGCTTTCAAGCGTGCAACTGCAGCAGGTAAAGACAGATCACACAAAGTCTAATCTTAATAGAATATACTAAACAATCAAGTGGAGAATCTAACAAATGGCCTCACCATATCGTGCAATGGCATTACTCTCGAAGATGGGTCCATCAGGTGTTTCCAACACAGGAACCTACATATTGAGAAACTTTCAAGCAAACCAGCATATAGAACATCCACCTGgtacccaaaaaaatattaaatatttcttgCAAACCTTTCCAATGGGATTCATCTTAAGAAATTCAGGAGTTTTGTTTGTTACACCCATCTCAAAATTCTTGACCAATTCAACATTTACCCCAGTGTACTCTGCAGTAATAAGTGTTTTAAAAGCATTTTTATTGGTGTTCCCTGCATGCAAGACCTAaaagaagataataataaaaaaaaaagaaatacatggtcaagaagatcatcaaatatatatttgcaaCATAATATGCAATTACTCAGACGATGATGATAGTGATAACTGCATTTCCTCAAGAGTATATGTTTTAATCATAACAACAGTAGGTAATACATTCAGGACCGGACAAAATCGATTTGATtgagattttgaaaaacatgTCAATAGTCAAACGGGGAACACAATAGAAAAATAGCCTAAtgttacaaatatattatcacATTGTCACTGGcaataaatcataaattctATCAACATGAAACAATCAAGATTCATCTATACTTTCGTATTCCTAGGTGTAAGGGTAATGGTTTAATGAAGGGTAATGGTTTAATGACTTCAATTTTAGCATTGTTATTAAATTAGAGAAAGATAAATGAACATTTGACCTTCTTTAGTAACTTATcaatgaaaaaatttcttagGTTTTATTGACCAGATGCAATGATGAAAGAATTCTGTATCTAAAATTGGCTAGTCATGCAGCCAATTCAAGTTATTCAACATACAAATCAACACAATTGCCGTCACCTGATATAGGATCAGCCAGTACCAGAAGAGTGGCCTAGTTTTCAGCATTTGAGAATATGCTACCAATGACATAGTTTCAATTATCACTACTCACAAATAAACAAGTGCTTTATCCAGCCAAATCCCCAAATTCCAACTTTATGCTCACTGTGTCCGACACTCCAACTCCAATAATTCAAACTAAAACTACGTGTCTAACATACCTGCACTTCTACAACACATTGTAAACCAATAGATACCCATTTGCACACGGCTATAAACATAATTGTTTCAGCAGTCACCACAAtttcaacattttcatttcaagTTTTCCAAAAAGTCTGTTATCAAACATAAAGCGAAGACACTAAAGTCCCAATTTCACATTGTACATTAAATGTTCCTTCAATCACTTCAATTTTTGCTACTGAACAGcttaaacttaaataaatatgcaaaACGCAAGCTCTTAGTTACAATacaaagcattaaaaaaaaaggttcaaaGTGAGCTTACCAGAGGCATTGCTTCAGAAAGATTTTATTTCAGTTAACAACCCAAGATCtgaatcaaataaatgaacattTTAATAGATATATAAGCACAAATCAATAAACAGAACAAAGAGTATAAACtaaaaaagatcaaattaCCAAACAGCAAATCAGAGCGATTGTGTCAACGGCTTGGTCTTGCGAGGTTTAGTGAGTGTAGTATTCGTGTACGGGATCTAGGGTTTAGTAGTGGAGTAACAAAAATTGAGATCCTTAATCTGTATTACGTAGGTCCCTTACCTTACCCTTAatgaccaaattaccctttttgttgatttttgaCTATAGAGGtactaaattataaattaaataagcccAATACTCACATAATAACTCACATTTTAAGCATGATGGTTTGAAGGATCGGTGTACGAATC encodes:
- the LOC102621285 gene encoding elongation factor 1-gamma-like isoform X1 yields the protein MPLVLHAGNTNKNAFKTLITAEYTGVNVELVKNFEMGVTNKTPEFLKMNPIGKVPVLETPDGPIFESNAIARYVARLKADNPLLGSSLIDSAHIEQWIDFSSLEIDTNILRWFIPRVGFAVYLPQAEEAAIASLKRALAALNTHLASNTYLVGHSVTLADIIMTCNLTLGFSRILSKSFTSEFPHIERYFWTMVNIPNFRKILGEIKQAESVPPVQSAKKPTQSKEPAKPKAQAEPKKEAAKETAKPKVEDAGEEEAPKPKPKNPLDLLPPSKMILDEWKRLYSNTKTNFREVAIKGFWDMYDPEGYSLWFCDYKYNDENTVSFVTLNKVGGFLQRMDLARKYAFGKMLIIGSEPPFKVKGLWLFRGQEIPQFIMDECYDMELYDWKKVDINDEAQKERVSQMIEDHEPFEGEALLDAKCFK
- the LOC102621285 gene encoding elongation factor 1-gamma-like isoform X2 — translated: MGVTNKTPEFLKMNPIGKVPVLETPDGPIFESNAIARYVARLKADNPLLGSSLIDSAHIEQWIDFSSLEIDTNILRWFIPRVGFAVYLPQAEEAAIASLKRALAALNTHLASNTYLVGHSVTLADIIMTCNLTLGFSRILSKSFTSEFPHIERYFWTMVNIPNFRKILGEIKQAESVPPVQSAKKPTQSKEPAKPKAQAEPKKEAAKETAKPKVEDAGEEEAPKPKPKNPLDLLPPSKMILDEWKRLYSNTKTNFREVAIKGFWDMYDPEGYSLWFCDYKYNDENTVSFVTLNKVGGFLQRMDLARKYAFGKMLIIGSEPPFKVKGLWLFRGQEIPQFIMDECYDMELYDWKKVDINDEAQKERVSQMIEDHEPFEGEALLDAKCFK